GCTCAGTCGAGAGCGGTACGGTCGTATCCAGCCATTCCCGATCGGCCCGCGAGCTCAACGATTCGTGGATCGCAGCTCTCAAGGCGATCGTTACCGAACTGCTCCGCCCCGCCACTCTGTTACCATTCGCCTTGAGGAGGTCGCCTCTGGCGATCAGCGATTGCGCGCTGCTGTTGATTTCGTGAACTTGAAGATCTGCGTCAACGATGAGGGCAGGAAACGCCAAAACTCCAAGCCAGGTCGCCGCATCGTCTTGGCGTTGCTGCACCCGTGCGAGGTCGTGGGCCATGCTCCAAATCGCCCGTATTGCACGCCCCAAGCATGGAATCTCGGCCCGAGTAAGACCCGTTGAATGCCATCCCGCGATAAAGACCACGGTCACGCCGTCTCCAGCGGTAAACCTTCCTATTACAGAATGACCTTCCACGACCGGTTCCGGTCCGATCAGCTTTCGCACGAAAGTCGTCCGCGTATGGACGGGTTCGAGTAACGTACAGCCTGTGCTAGCGCCCTTGCGAGCAATTCGTGTCACCATAGCCGTGCACGAAGGATCGATGGTCGCCTGCCCGATCCGCGCTTGAAGCAGTTGCTGGCCGGAGTTCCGACGCACTGCCGCCGCAACATAGCAGCTGCGGCATTCGAGGAGCTCTGCAATTCTCCAACCAAAGTACTCCATTGCCCGCTGGACGATGCTCTGGTCGGCTAGATTTACGGATTGTTCTGCCAGATCCTCAGCATCGATCGTCGAGCATGCGCTCTCCGTAGGGTAGAAATCGCCTCCATTCTGCCAGTGGGGCAGTACCTTGCCATTCTCGTGCAAGCGCTCCTCCCGCAATATAGAAGCCGTTGGCTTTGCGCCAGCAGCCTAACTCTCCCTGAAAGCGCGGTGGATCCGCAGCACCATAGGCTGCAGTAAATACTCCGCAAAGGTTCTTTCTCCCGTCTCGACGAACACCTCGACGGGCATTCCAGGCAATAGTGACGAAAGGTAATATGCTGTCTGCGTGGTGGTACCTAACTCGAGCTCGGCCATGTAGGAGGCGACGCCCGTTTTGGGGTCATTCAAGGCGTCCGCGGCAACTGCAACGATCTTCGCCTCCAGCATCGGTATTCGCCGGATGTTCAATGCGAGGACGCGCACGCGTGCGGTCTGTCCGGCGTAAACCTCTTGCCGATCCGTCGGCTTCAGCGTTGCCTCGATGACAAGCCGATCTTCAAGAGGCACGATTTCCAGTAGAGTTTCCCTGGGCGCAAGCACGGCACTGAGACCCCTGCTGTTGAGGCCGACGACCTTCCCACTTTCCGGTGCACGCAGTTCCGACCGAACAAGCTGATCGCGCAACGCGGCAATTCGATGTCGAAGCTCTCCAACCTCTGAGCTGGTGGCGTGTAACTGCTTAGCAATGTCCCGCTGCTGGTCCAGCTCCAACTGTCGACGCCTATCGTCCAACTCCGCGATCTTCGTTCGTGCCTGCGAGATTGATGCTGCATTGCGGGCGATCTGGCCCTTCGTTTCAGCCTGGCTACGTTGAAGAGCCAATAGCCGCGGCTTGCGCGCGAGCCCCTTGGCGAGCAAGGAACTCGTATCCGCGATCTCTTCGTTCAGAAGGGCAAGTTGCTGCTCCGCCCCCTTCGTGTCGCCCTCCAGGCCGCGAATGGTTTCTTCCGATTGCAGCATCTGCTGATCGATTTGTTTTCGCTCACCGTCGATCGCCGTCGACCGCGCTGCAAACTCCGCCCGCTGGGTTAGTACGGCTATGCCCGCGGCCGCGGCAGAACTCGTCCGCAGTTCAGCGGGGAATTGTATTTCCTTCTCGCCCGCTCGTTCGGCGGCCAATCGCGCTTCCATCGCAAGGTCCGCGAACAATTTCGCCTCGAACGAACCGAGCATCGCCTCGATCTGCGTGGTATCGAGCCGCGCAATGACTTGACCAGCTTGGACACGGTCATTCTCCCTGACCAAGATCGACTTTATGATACCTCCCTCGAGGTGCTGCACGGCTTTGCGCTTCGAATGCACTTTGGTGAAGCCGGACGCCACGACAGCGCTGCGGAGCGGAACCGTAGTCGCCCAAACGCCGATACAACAGAACTGCAAGACGAGCAACACACACCCCCACGCCACGATGCGCCGCATATCGGAGCTTGGTTCGCTGGTCGTTGCCCATCGATCGCCGGTCACCACATGGCGTGAAATGACGATGTTGCGATCATGGCCCGGCGATGTCATCGACTTGCTCCTCCGGCCCTATGCACGCGGGACTCTACTTCACGGGGGGCGTCGGCCGGCTTCGATAGCGGTGTGACGGCGGATGGACGGAGAGGCAGGACTTTGCTGGGGGGTCCAAAGGCGAGTTGCATACCGTCTCTCAGCAGCAATACCGCATCCGCGATGGTCAGGAGGCGAGGCCTGTGCGTCACGATGACCAACGTTGCGCCGCGCGCCCTGACTTGCAAAGCCGCAGAGCAGAGCGCTTCCTCTCCATCTGGGTCAAGATTGGCATTTGGTTCGTCCAGCAGCAACAACTTGCGATCGCCGTAGAACGCTCGCGCAAGGCCAATCCGCTGCCGCTGCCCCCCTGAAAGCTTGTTGCCGTCGCGGCCGATCTCGGTCTGATAGCCAGATTGCAGTGAGAGGATCATGTCGTGCGCTTGTGCAAGCATCGCCGCCGCGGTGATGTCTTCATCGCGCGCGCGTTCGTCGAATCCGGCGATCGCCTCAGCTACGGTACCGCCAACGAGCTGCACGTCTTGGGGAAGATATCCGACGAACCTACCGAGCTGATCGGCGTCCCAGTTATGGAGGGCGGCATGGTCCAGCCGTATCGTGCCGCTGCTCGGCAGCTCAAGGGCCGCCAGCAGCCGGAGCAGGGTCGATTTCCCGGCCCCCGTCGGGCCTATGACAACGACAATCTGCGAGGGGCGGCACTCGAAGTTTATGCCCGCGAGAATGGGGCGTTTGGCTCCGGCAGGCCGGTAGGCCACGCGCTCAACGACCAGCCTGCCGGACGGTACCGGGAGCAAGGTCTTTCTCTTTCGCGCCAACACTGGCACCGCTACGGCCTGGACCTGGGTCCAGGCCTCCTGCGCGGAGGCGAGCGCGCGCCAGGCCGAGATCAAGCTTTCCATGGGTTGGAGAGTTCGCGCGACCAGAAGTGAACTCGCAATCAGGCTGCCCGACAACACCTCATTTTGCAGTACCAGCCAAGCGCCGGCTCCGATCGCGGCAATCTGCAGGATCATCCTGACCATGCGCGCGGCA
This genomic stretch from Bradyrhizobium daqingense harbors:
- a CDS encoding type I secretion system permease/ATPase; amino-acid sequence: MWVFAFSVSVNLLLLVVPLYSIEVFDRVISSGSVETLVGLTMIAAAALGFSAAFDVLRSRLLSRFAVGFERCVAPIVLEGTIVDAASRGDGGTHDLVKVRELRTFLSSGTVTTLIDAPFLPAFILVLFFLHVWYGAIALVGTAILLVMGIISRWIARVETAEASGAALRTQAALDGIVRHASLVRAMGWTLGAVREFMRLNDQALSPVVRASERVYAIGAAARMVRMILQIAAIGAGAWLVLQNEVLSGSLIASSLLVARTLQPMESLISAWRALASAQEAWTQVQAVAVPVLARKRKTLLPVPSGRLVVERVAYRPAGAKRPILAGINFECRPSQIVVVIGPTGAGKSTLLRLLAALELPSSGTIRLDHAALHNWDADQLGRFVGYLPQDVQLVGGTVAEAIAGFDERARDEDITAAAMLAQAHDMILSLQSGYQTEIGRDGNKLSGGQRQRIGLARAFYGDRKLLLLDEPNANLDPDGEEALCSAALQVRARGATLVIVTHRPRLLTIADAVLLLRDGMQLAFGPPSKVLPLRPSAVTPLSKPADAPREVESRVHRAGGASR
- a CDS encoding helix-turn-helix transcriptional regulator codes for the protein MHENGKVLPHWQNGGDFYPTESACSTIDAEDLAEQSVNLADQSIVQRAMEYFGWRIAELLECRSCYVAAAVRRNSGQQLLQARIGQATIDPSCTAMVTRIARKGASTGCTLLEPVHTRTTFVRKLIGPEPVVEGHSVIGRFTAGDGVTVVFIAGWHSTGLTRAEIPCLGRAIRAIWSMAHDLARVQQRQDDAATWLGVLAFPALIVDADLQVHEINSSAQSLIARGDLLKANGNRVAGRSSSVTIALRAAIHESLSSRADREWLDTTVPLSTERERFAFARIGAAPPPCDTEKALVIVPQFDEVSGARRIAAAFGLSFAEERIVTRILQGKCPRKIGADLRLTEATVRTYTKRIMLKLGINRQSEFFVLHHLTQSPFGSGMREKSARRLSSTVRLSG
- a CDS encoding HlyD family type I secretion periplasmic adaptor subunit; translation: MTSPGHDRNIVISRHVVTGDRWATTSEPSSDMRRIVAWGCVLLVLQFCCIGVWATTVPLRSAVVASGFTKVHSKRKAVQHLEGGIIKSILVRENDRVQAGQVIARLDTTQIEAMLGSFEAKLFADLAMEARLAAERAGEKEIQFPAELRTSSAAAAGIAVLTQRAEFAARSTAIDGERKQIDQQMLQSEETIRGLEGDTKGAEQQLALLNEEIADTSSLLAKGLARKPRLLALQRSQAETKGQIARNAASISQARTKIAELDDRRRQLELDQQRDIAKQLHATSSEVGELRHRIAALRDQLVRSELRAPESGKVVGLNSRGLSAVLAPRETLLEIVPLEDRLVIEATLKPTDRQEVYAGQTARVRVLALNIRRIPMLEAKIVAVAADALNDPKTGVASYMAELELGTTTQTAYYLSSLLPGMPVEVFVETGERTFAEYLLQPMVLRIHRAFRES